A genomic segment from Papilio machaon chromosome 10, ilPapMach1.1, whole genome shotgun sequence encodes:
- the LOC106718190 gene encoding uncharacterized protein LOC106718190 — MCTVEGNWNYEFDIINIEKSNFSNLEIILNNFQECALKTLENTFTTEARSYKDVTQKSDDDLRDLLEKNKTLKQKIDIKLKELQQQQKQYETFKQDQKLLIQEIKEKHEAFLMAKKYYKKFLRMYFTIESKNKDSQTIFVQFFNETRKDSEKYSVRLLRNISKCKYDLLSTNPQLKNVKELQRKLEETNDVPGLLSCIRKSFLTIKDSTKR; from the exons ATGTGCACAGTGGAAGGAAATTGGAACTATGAATTCGATATAATTAATATCGAGAAAAGCAATTTCtcaaatttagaaataatattgaataacttTCAAGAGTGTGcattaaaaacattagaaAATACCTTTACAACGGAGGCTCGTTCTTATAAAGATGTAACACAGAAAAGTGACGATGATTTAAGAGACCTCCTTgaaaagaataaaactttgaaacagaaaattgatataaaacttAAGGAACTTCAGcaacaacaaaaacaatatgaaaCTTTCAAGCAAG ATCAGAAACTTTTGATTCAAGAAATTAAAGAGAAACATGAAGCATTTTTGAtggcaaaaaaatattataagaaattctTAAGAATGTATTTCACTAttgaatctaaaaataaagatagccaaactatatttgtacaattttttaatgaaacaagGAAAGACTCGGAAAAATACAGTGTCCGGTTATTAAGAAACATCAGTAAATGCAAATATGACT tgCTAAGTACAAATCCACAGTTAAAAAACGTCAAAGAATTACAAAGAAAACTTGAAGAAACAAATGATGTACCCGGTCTCTTGAGTTGCATccgaaaatcttttttaacaataaaagatTCAACAAAACGTTAG